The following are encoded together in the Leptospira langatensis genome:
- the ilvN gene encoding acetolactate synthase small subunit, with translation MKHILKILVNNHPGVMSHVSGLFTRRSYNIDSIAVGVTDNPEISSMVIVVKGDDSVVEQVKRQLLKLPDVIDVEDLAYHDCISRELVLVVVQCSDSNRTEIISICEVFQARIADLTKTTFTIEFSGNTRQVNHFIEMMQKYGIEEIARTGQIALRYRS, from the coding sequence ATGAAACATATACTTAAGATCTTGGTGAATAACCACCCAGGTGTGATGAGCCATGTCTCCGGCCTTTTTACTCGAAGAAGTTATAATATAGACTCTATCGCTGTCGGGGTCACGGATAATCCGGAGATCTCTAGCATGGTAATCGTTGTGAAAGGGGACGATTCCGTAGTCGAGCAAGTCAAGAGGCAGTTACTGAAATTGCCCGATGTGATCGATGTGGAAGATCTGGCCTATCATGATTGTATCAGCCGAGAATTGGTTTTAGTCGTAGTTCAATGCTCCGATTCAAACCGGACAGAAATTATTTCCATCTGTGAGGTCTTTCAGGCTAGGATCGCAGATCTTACCAAGACCACGTTTACGATCGAATTCTCAGGCAATACCAGGCAGGTGAATCATTTCATAGAGATGATGCAAAAATACGGGATCGAAGAGATTGCTCGTACCGGTCAGATAGCGCTTCGTTATAGATCCTAG
- a CDS encoding methyl-accepting chemotaxis protein, producing the protein MSIRTRISLYLSLVLFLGFAVLTAINSILSYRSLHAEIESGSALSAERYTFEVKDYLDSAMGMARGFRMLLIFSNPKRQEVVDTMKEILRRNPKWFGMWAVYEPNAFDGLDNQFKNAKGHDASGRFVTYVHSVKESGEAVVEPSTNYENTDASADFYQVPKKTLEPLVTDPYLYLAGGKQVLMVSLCVPVSNNGKFWGVLGMDITTAQLQETMGNIKPFRGEGYLALISPKGIYAANGGDPSLVGKAIPNQEEFKLVQENSEGHSRFVYESDGYTHHFFPFKIGKGQKQWVMQISIPDSIFTRELVSVLLQNAISSLAIVSLIVIVLHFIFQRLISAGLLQAIGFSEEIAKGNLLASSSYQRKDEIGALLSAMNQMREHLFNVVLEIGSSTSKLAGTAEKMATSSRNFSDVAQTQASAAEECSAAVEELASSAQNVGKSMQKAVSSMREIDGNVILLKQQIASINSEMQGLVSLAASSKEEAVTGESAMNTSNQAMGAIGDSASRINEILSLITEISEKTNLLALNAAIEAARAGDAGKGFAVVAEEIGKLASQTSSSVQEIGGLVNSTNNAVMDGNTKMGEAASILQRIKDRVAEFDKSAKAVLVSVKTQEDNTKEIAESANTLMSFSLQIEEAVTEQRRATEEITKTILSISGGTQEIANGADDLTTFSGDMHGQSEQLSNLIGRFKVN; encoded by the coding sequence ATGAGTATCCGAACTAGAATCTCCTTATATCTTTCGCTCGTACTCTTTTTAGGCTTCGCGGTTTTGACAGCGATCAATTCCATTCTCTCTTATAGAAGCCTTCACGCTGAAATCGAATCCGGTTCCGCATTGAGCGCGGAAAGATACACATTCGAAGTGAAGGATTATCTAGATAGTGCGATGGGAATGGCAAGAGGCTTTCGTATGCTTCTCATCTTCTCCAATCCGAAGCGACAGGAAGTGGTGGATACGATGAAGGAGATACTGAGAAGGAACCCCAAATGGTTCGGTATGTGGGCAGTATACGAGCCGAATGCCTTTGACGGTCTTGACAATCAGTTCAAGAATGCGAAGGGGCATGACGCTAGCGGAAGATTCGTAACCTACGTACATTCCGTGAAGGAAAGCGGAGAAGCGGTTGTAGAACCTTCTACTAATTATGAGAATACGGACGCCTCAGCGGATTTTTATCAGGTCCCTAAAAAGACTCTAGAACCTCTAGTTACCGATCCTTATCTTTATCTTGCCGGTGGAAAGCAGGTGCTCATGGTCTCACTTTGTGTGCCGGTTAGTAATAACGGCAAATTTTGGGGAGTCTTGGGAATGGATATCACCACTGCTCAATTGCAAGAGACAATGGGAAATATCAAACCCTTCCGAGGTGAAGGCTATCTTGCATTGATCTCTCCCAAGGGAATCTATGCGGCGAACGGTGGAGATCCTTCTCTTGTGGGGAAGGCGATCCCGAATCAGGAAGAATTCAAATTAGTACAGGAAAATTCGGAAGGCCATAGCCGTTTTGTATACGAATCGGACGGCTATACTCATCACTTTTTTCCATTCAAGATCGGCAAAGGACAAAAGCAGTGGGTGATGCAGATCAGCATTCCAGATTCAATATTTACCCGAGAGCTCGTAAGTGTTCTTTTACAAAATGCGATCTCATCCTTGGCGATCGTTAGTTTGATCGTGATCGTTTTACATTTTATTTTCCAGAGACTGATCTCCGCAGGACTACTTCAGGCGATCGGTTTCTCCGAGGAGATAGCAAAGGGAAATCTTCTGGCATCTTCTTCCTATCAAAGGAAGGACGAGATAGGGGCACTCTTGTCCGCTATGAACCAGATGAGGGAGCACTTATTCAATGTGGTGTTGGAGATCGGCAGCTCCACTTCTAAGTTAGCCGGAACAGCCGAGAAGATGGCGACCTCTTCCAGGAATTTCTCGGATGTTGCCCAGACCCAGGCTTCGGCGGCGGAAGAATGTTCTGCAGCTGTAGAAGAGCTTGCTTCGTCTGCACAGAATGTGGGGAAATCCATGCAGAAAGCGGTCTCTAGTATGAGAGAGATCGATGGGAACGTGATCCTACTTAAACAACAGATCGCTAGTATCAATTCGGAAATGCAGGGACTCGTGAGCCTGGCGGCTTCTTCTAAGGAGGAAGCTGTGACGGGAGAATCCGCGATGAACACTTCGAATCAAGCGATGGGAGCGATCGGGGACAGCGCCTCTCGGATCAATGAGATATTATCATTGATCACAGAGATCTCGGAGAAAACGAACCTTCTCGCCTTGAACGCAGCCATCGAGGCCGCGCGTGCGGGAGATGCAGGAAAGGGATTTGCGGTAGTAGCAGAAGAGATCGGAAAACTCGCCTCCCAAACTTCTAGTAGTGTGCAGGAGATCGGCGGCTTAGTGAATTCTACGAATAATGCAGTGATGGACGGAAATACCAAGATGGGCGAAGCCGCGAGTATCCTGCAGAGGATCAAAGATAGAGTAGCCGAATTCGATAAATCGGCTAAGGCGGTTCTCGTTTCTGTCAAGACCCAGGAAGATAACACGAAAGAGATCGCTGAGAGTGCAAATACTCTTATGAGTTTCAGCCTTCAGATAGAAGAGGCAGTAACCGAGCAAAGACGCGCAACGGAAGAGATCACTAAAACGATCTTAAGCATATCCGGAGGAACTCAGGAGATCGCCAACGGTGCGGATGACCTGACTACTTTCTCAGGCGATATGCATGGTCAATCGGAGCAGTTGTCGAATTTAATTGGAAGGTTCAAGGTAAATTAA
- a CDS encoding methyl-accepting chemotaxis protein codes for MSIRLRISLYISVILFVAFAILATYNSYSAYQNLREEVEQSSDVTAERWSYEVMEQLNTLMGLIRGVRFPLLYAAPPREQVIQTLKEVLKRNEDYFGMWLCYEPNAYDGKDFLYRNAPGHDGTGRFIPYVNRAKAVDKIDLEPVKDYENTDGSGDFYQVAKKTDKPTVVGPFSYTVNNKPVQMISLVVPISMPGHFYGAAGMDLDLQFLQEKLGNKKPFRGKGFIALISPVGVYAVNGENSDLLGKKIQSAEELKMYLENVEKGKRFTFEEGGHTGYYFPFHIGKDPKHWSLLVSIPNSVYYESIGEIIFETALSTLIILLVVLVALNLIFKQLVSTELLKAIGFSDEIAKGNLVVVNDYPRQDEIGTLFTSMNQMRENLLNVVREMRTSSQKLQSKSEEMSTSSRNFSDIAQAQASAAEESSAAVEELASSAQNVGKSMERAVENTKEIDGNSMRLKEQIASIDGEMQGLVHLASESKKQAVTGENAMIASTTAMGEIGESASRITEILSIITEISEKTNLLALNAAIEAARAGEAGKGFAVVAEEIGKLASQTSASVQEIGELVDSTNDAVTNGNAKVEEASQILKRLKGSVNEFETSANKVLGSVKTQESNTNQIQKSSNTLMNFSIQIEEAVNEQKNATTEITKTIISISEGTQEIASGADDLTSFSEEVKMQAEQLAKLIERFRVEE; via the coding sequence ATGAGCATTCGACTTCGGATTTCTCTTTATATTTCCGTTATTCTATTCGTTGCGTTTGCGATACTCGCGACTTACAACTCTTACTCCGCTTACCAAAATCTAAGGGAAGAGGTGGAGCAAAGCTCGGATGTAACTGCAGAGAGATGGAGTTATGAGGTCATGGAGCAGTTGAACACTCTCATGGGGCTGATCCGAGGCGTTCGTTTTCCTTTGCTGTATGCTGCACCTCCTAGGGAACAAGTCATCCAAACTCTAAAAGAAGTACTGAAACGAAATGAGGATTATTTCGGGATGTGGCTTTGCTATGAGCCGAACGCGTATGACGGAAAGGATTTCTTATATAGAAACGCTCCCGGTCACGATGGAACTGGTCGTTTTATTCCTTATGTCAATCGGGCCAAGGCAGTCGACAAGATCGATCTGGAACCTGTGAAAGATTATGAGAACACGGACGGCTCCGGAGATTTCTATCAAGTCGCTAAGAAGACTGACAAGCCTACGGTTGTTGGTCCGTTTAGTTATACTGTGAACAATAAGCCGGTCCAAATGATCTCGCTTGTTGTGCCGATCAGTATGCCTGGACATTTTTATGGCGCCGCTGGAATGGATCTAGACCTTCAATTCTTACAGGAGAAGCTAGGAAATAAGAAGCCCTTCCGGGGCAAAGGATTCATTGCGCTCATTTCGCCTGTAGGTGTGTATGCGGTGAACGGAGAAAACTCCGACTTACTGGGTAAGAAGATCCAGAGCGCTGAAGAGTTAAAGATGTATTTGGAGAACGTGGAGAAGGGAAAAAGATTTACCTTTGAAGAAGGCGGTCATACCGGCTATTATTTCCCTTTTCATATCGGAAAGGATCCCAAGCACTGGTCGCTCTTGGTTAGTATTCCAAATTCGGTATATTATGAAAGCATTGGAGAGATTATTTTCGAGACGGCGCTTTCCACATTGATCATACTGTTGGTCGTCCTAGTCGCTTTGAACCTGATCTTTAAACAATTGGTAAGTACCGAACTCTTGAAGGCGATCGGTTTCTCGGATGAGATCGCAAAAGGAAATCTAGTCGTCGTAAACGATTATCCTAGGCAGGACGAGATCGGGACATTGTTCACTTCTATGAACCAGATGAGAGAGAATCTCTTGAATGTGGTTCGAGAGATGAGGACTTCTTCCCAGAAGTTACAATCCAAATCGGAGGAGATGTCCACATCCTCCCGTAATTTTTCGGATATCGCGCAAGCGCAGGCATCTGCGGCAGAGGAATCTTCCGCTGCGGTGGAGGAACTTGCTTCGTCCGCCCAGAATGTGGGGAAATCCATGGAGAGGGCAGTCGAGAATACCAAGGAGATCGATGGGAACTCGATGCGATTGAAGGAGCAGATCGCAAGTATAGACGGAGAGATGCAAGGCCTAGTTCATCTTGCTTCTGAATCCAAAAAGCAGGCAGTGACTGGAGAGAATGCGATGATCGCTTCTACAACCGCTATGGGAGAGATCGGAGAAAGCGCCTCTAGAATTACGGAAATCTTATCGATCATTACAGAGATCTCGGAAAAAACGAATCTTCTCGCGCTGAACGCCGCGATAGAAGCGGCTCGTGCCGGCGAGGCAGGAAAAGGTTTTGCAGTGGTCGCAGAAGAGATCGGAAAGCTTGCTTCTCAGACTTCGGCCAGCGTACAGGAGATCGGTGAACTGGTGGACTCCACGAATGATGCCGTGACGAACGGGAACGCGAAAGTAGAAGAAGCCTCTCAGATCCTGAAGCGCCTAAAGGGAAGCGTAAACGAATTCGAGACTTCCGCCAATAAAGTGCTCGGTTCCGTCAAGACCCAGGAGTCGAATACGAACCAGATCCAAAAGAGTTCCAATACACTCATGAACTTCAGTATCCAGATCGAAGAAGCTGTGAATGAACAGAAGAATGCAACCACAGAGATCACTAAGACCATCATCAGTATCTCGGAAGGGACCCAGGAGATCGCAAGCGGTGCAGACGACCTAACTTCATTCTCGGAAGAAGTGAAGATGCAAGCGGAACAGTTAGCAAAACTGATCGAGAGATTTCGAGTCGAGGAGTAG
- the hemW gene encoding radical SAM family heme chaperone HemW produces the protein METGFPAIRKINRPGIYVHYPFCVHKCSYCDFFSEGIGLAPSPLEGELFAKYKEEFLTRIGKFPDHKNMTFDTVFFGGGTPSKASPERYADFIKFLKENIQLSENSEITLECNPEDISPEYLRGLHDAGVNRIHVGIQSFLPKNLKFLDRYYDPETYPRILEALTSSPIQNFGADLMFGVPKQTEEEFYSDAEEVLKAGVSHISIYALTVEKGTEYSRKVSAGTVPPPTEEVQENILMHLPDFLADRGFLQYEVSNYSKPGLYSRHNMKYWTYEYYLGIGPGAHGFLPSGRYSNPRNTNTYLRKIQYDPYEKPDIFEELLVSLFRIFMPVDLSGFLDLIPDQKDRILCKLKVKASEGKCSLDGNIFQWNKEAVLFLDSEILDLAQTE, from the coding sequence TTGGAAACGGGATTCCCGGCCATTCGAAAGATCAACCGACCGGGAATCTATGTACACTATCCTTTCTGCGTTCATAAATGCAGCTATTGCGATTTCTTTTCCGAAGGGATAGGCTTGGCCCCTTCTCCTTTAGAAGGAGAATTATTTGCAAAGTATAAGGAAGAATTCCTTACAAGAATAGGAAAATTTCCCGATCACAAAAACATGACCTTCGACACTGTCTTTTTTGGTGGAGGGACTCCTTCCAAAGCCTCTCCGGAAAGATATGCAGATTTTATAAAATTCCTAAAAGAGAATATTCAACTTTCGGAAAATTCGGAAATTACCCTGGAATGCAATCCGGAGGATATTAGTCCGGAATATTTGAGAGGACTGCACGATGCCGGCGTCAATCGGATACATGTGGGGATCCAGTCCTTCTTGCCTAAGAATCTTAAATTCCTGGATCGATACTATGATCCGGAGACCTACCCTAGGATCCTGGAGGCTCTAACTTCTTCTCCCATCCAAAATTTCGGTGCGGACCTGATGTTCGGCGTTCCGAAGCAAACCGAAGAGGAGTTTTATTCCGATGCCGAAGAGGTTCTGAAAGCAGGTGTTTCCCATATCAGTATTTATGCTCTCACTGTAGAAAAAGGAACGGAATATAGTAGAAAGGTTTCTGCAGGGACCGTGCCTCCTCCTACGGAAGAAGTCCAGGAAAATATCCTAATGCATCTTCCTGATTTTCTGGCCGATCGTGGTTTCTTGCAATACGAGGTCTCGAATTATTCCAAACCGGGACTTTATTCCAGACACAATATGAAGTATTGGACATACGAATATTATTTAGGTATCGGCCCTGGAGCTCACGGCTTCCTACCTAGCGGAAGATACTCCAATCCTCGGAATACGAATACCTATTTAAGGAAAATCCAATATGATCCTTACGAAAAGCCAGATATATTTGAAGAGCTTTTAGTTTCTCTATTCAGGATCTTTATGCCAGTAGATCTGAGTGGGTTTTTAGATCTAATTCCGGATCAGAAAGATAGAATATTATGTAAACTTAAAGTAAAGGCCTCCGAAGGGAAATGTTCCCTGGATGGGAATATTTTCCAATGGAATAAGGAGGCGGTCCTGTTTTTGGATTCGGAGATTTTGGACTTAGCTCAAACGGAATAA
- a CDS encoding glycoside hydrolase family 3 protein: MLKRILLTGLIAVLVFFLFHWISQYRSELQAQEIQDGMLRQAEEITGKLSPEELVGQVIHVAIPATTLDPIAKKEIETIKPGGVILFGRNLGSQSEIKTLNSALQTSALENTGLPLLISVDQEGGRVIRVKDGVTQFPGAMALGQTKDADLAKKVGFVTSYQLRKLGLNFLFAPDLDINNNPFNPVINTRSLGSNLETVLKAGIAFEEGARSGGSIPVIKHFPGHGDTNVDSHLGLPKIEKTLDELKAFELIPFKTAIENGADAVMSAHIVYPKIDPNFPATLSSKILQDVLRKDFQYKGLIITDAMEMDAIDEHYQKEDPGVLALLAGADIILMTSWGKTTEAMRDQILKAYNKGSLIREGKDVLKEAVKRQILHKLKYGIVWEFSKEEKKGKASSIFPKGFSETLQNHFIEQEKKRDLSFSEYNSEFLNRDVSRKSIVSFPKGFSPEKISSSDTLFALKGEDFSSDLKSRSLTNLDLASLKKKLEKKEGKRVVLTSFTQLELDLASSLAKRYPNLEFVLLHYGTPFLELPETPNLKILFSFSPTPESKKALLYSVLERKEEIPVVDLILKPSKKSSATETEQETAKVDP; encoded by the coding sequence ATGCTCAAGCGTATCTTACTGACCGGCCTCATTGCCGTACTCGTTTTCTTTCTCTTCCATTGGATAAGCCAATATAGAAGCGAACTACAAGCCCAGGAAATCCAAGACGGAATGTTGCGTCAAGCCGAGGAGATTACCGGGAAACTGAGTCCGGAAGAATTAGTAGGACAGGTCATCCATGTCGCCATTCCTGCGACTACCTTGGATCCGATCGCTAAGAAAGAGATCGAGACCATCAAACCGGGTGGAGTCATCCTATTCGGGAGAAACCTAGGTTCTCAGTCAGAGATCAAGACTTTGAATTCGGCTCTGCAGACAAGCGCATTGGAAAACACAGGACTTCCTCTTCTCATCTCTGTCGACCAAGAAGGAGGAAGAGTGATCCGGGTCAAAGACGGGGTCACACAATTTCCGGGAGCCATGGCCTTAGGCCAGACCAAAGATGCGGATCTAGCAAAGAAAGTTGGTTTCGTAACCTCTTACCAACTCAGAAAGCTTGGCTTGAATTTCCTATTCGCTCCCGATCTAGATATCAACAATAATCCGTTCAATCCAGTGATCAACACCAGATCCTTAGGAAGCAATCTAGAAACAGTCTTAAAAGCGGGGATCGCTTTCGAAGAAGGAGCTAGATCCGGCGGTTCCATTCCTGTTATCAAACATTTCCCAGGGCATGGGGACACAAATGTGGACAGTCATTTAGGACTCCCTAAAATAGAAAAAACATTAGATGAATTGAAAGCGTTCGAACTCATCCCATTTAAGACCGCAATCGAAAACGGAGCGGACGCGGTGATGAGCGCGCATATCGTATATCCTAAGATCGATCCTAATTTTCCTGCCACTCTTTCTTCTAAGATCCTGCAAGATGTACTGAGAAAAGACTTTCAGTACAAAGGGTTGATCATCACAGACGCAATGGAAATGGATGCGATCGACGAGCATTACCAAAAAGAAGATCCAGGCGTCCTAGCTCTTCTTGCGGGAGCCGATATCATTCTCATGACAAGCTGGGGTAAGACTACCGAAGCCATGAGAGATCAAATATTAAAGGCTTATAATAAAGGTTCCTTAATTAGAGAAGGAAAGGACGTTCTAAAAGAAGCAGTCAAACGCCAGATCCTACATAAACTTAAGTACGGGATCGTCTGGGAATTTTCCAAAGAGGAAAAAAAGGGAAAGGCTTCCTCCATCTTCCCGAAAGGATTCTCCGAAACGTTGCAAAACCATTTCATCGAACAAGAGAAGAAGAGAGATCTCTCCTTCTCCGAATACAATTCGGAATTCTTAAACAGGGATGTAAGCAGAAAGTCCATCGTCTCTTTCCCGAAAGGATTTTCTCCTGAAAAGATCTCTTCTTCCGACACCTTGTTTGCTCTAAAGGGCGAGGACTTTTCTTCCGATCTCAAATCGCGTTCTTTAACGAATCTGGATCTCGCTAGTTTAAAAAAGAAACTAGAGAAGAAGGAAGGAAAAAGAGTCGTTCTGACTTCCTTTACCCAACTCGAATTGGATCTTGCCTCTTCCTTAGCGAAGAGGTATCCGAATTTGGAATTCGTACTTCTTCATTATGGGACTCCTTTCTTGGAATTGCCGGAGACCCCAAATCTGAAGATCCTATTCTCCTTCTCCCCGACACCCGAATCTAAAAAGGCATTATTATATTCCGTGTTGGAGAGAAAGGAAGAAATCCCCGTGGTGGACCTGATCTTGAAGCCCAGCAAAAAATCCTCGGCTACGGAAACGGAACAAGAAACGGCGAAGGTAGATCCTTAA
- a CDS encoding arylesterase has product MSRSLVFHSICVLLCVFFLSECKQESSEKDGGVSPKLEQKTSGKRILFFGDSLTAGYGLNGPEESFVHLVFVELKKKYPDLEYVNAGVSGDTTSGGLARLDWVLHSKFDVFVLELGANDSLRGVSPKTTESNLREIIRKTREKFPSIKILLIGMRTLPNMGPQYTKEFAAVFPKVAKEEKVTLMPFLLEGVAGNRSLNQNDGIHPTAEGHKILAKDVLPYVAKLLK; this is encoded by the coding sequence ATGAGCCGTTCGTTAGTATTCCATTCAATTTGTGTTTTGTTATGTGTATTTTTCCTGAGCGAATGCAAACAAGAGTCGTCCGAAAAAGATGGGGGAGTATCGCCTAAATTGGAACAGAAAACTTCCGGCAAACGGATCTTATTCTTCGGAGATAGTTTGACTGCGGGTTATGGATTGAACGGGCCCGAGGAATCCTTCGTTCACTTGGTCTTCGTCGAATTGAAAAAGAAGTATCCGGACCTGGAATATGTGAATGCCGGGGTCAGCGGCGACACCACTTCCGGAGGCCTCGCTCGTTTGGATTGGGTCTTACATTCTAAATTCGATGTATTCGTTTTGGAGTTAGGGGCAAACGATTCTCTGAGAGGTGTTTCTCCTAAAACCACGGAATCCAATTTAAGAGAGATCATTCGCAAGACTCGGGAGAAATTCCCCTCTATTAAGATTTTATTAATTGGAATGAGAACCCTCCCGAATATGGGACCTCAATACACCAAGGAATTTGCGGCAGTCTTTCCTAAGGTTGCCAAAGAAGAAAAGGTGACCCTTATGCCTTTTCTGTTAGAGGGAGTTGCCGGAAACCGGAGCCTGAACCAGAACGATGGGATCCATCCTACTGCCGAAGGTCATAAGATCCTAGCGAAAGACGTATTACCATACGTAGCTAAGCTATTGAAATAG
- a CDS encoding molybdopterin oxidoreductase family protein, whose product MCGLRMEIEDDTIVAVRGDKDDAFSRGHLCAKGPELKNLYEDPDRLRYPLKRTANGWEQVDWVSALSDIAKRLVEIQGKYGNDSVAVYSGNPSVHNYGSMLFGQRFIGRLRTKNNYSATSVDQLPHQLLSYWMFGHQLMVPIPDIDRTNFFLILGGNPFASNGSLMTVPDVKKRLKEIQERGGKYVVVDPRKTETAVHADEHHFIRPGTDAFFLFSIIDILFKKKLTNPSPFVNEEDLRELETFASKYPAKETQKLTGIPAETTERIALEFANAKGAVCYGRVGVSTQAFGALCQWLINSINVITGNMDSIGGAMFTLPAVDMIDPKGVMKSSPGSFHHYGSRVRNLPEFNEELPVAALAEEILTPGEGQVKAFVSSAGNPVLSTPNGAQLEKALSGLEFMVSVDFYLNETTKHAHYILPPSSALEHDHYDLVFNIFAVRNTARYNQPAFEPQEGMLHDWEIFSDLTKRIELLKSGKPLPSELIRTKITPSAILDHALKSGPYGEKSGSSIEMSLELLKNSPHGVDLGALKPCFPNRLWTEDKKIRLTPKEVVGDLDRLWKHREKLLAEADPRDNFLLIGRRHLRNNNSWMHNLPKLMTGKDRCTIMIHPEDASILGIGEEELVVIESRVGRIQLPAELTDEMMRGVVSIPHGFGHGKEGTSMNVAAKFAGSSINDLTDDQALDELSGNAAFSGIPVSVRKKTA is encoded by the coding sequence ATGTGTGGTCTCCGGATGGAGATTGAGGATGATACGATCGTCGCAGTTCGAGGCGATAAGGATGATGCGTTTAGCCGAGGTCATTTATGCGCCAAGGGACCGGAGCTCAAGAATCTTTATGAGGATCCGGATCGATTAAGGTACCCTCTAAAGAGAACTGCAAATGGTTGGGAGCAGGTGGATTGGGTATCCGCCCTAAGCGATATCGCTAAGAGACTCGTGGAGATCCAAGGGAAATACGGAAACGATTCCGTGGCAGTATACAGCGGAAATCCTAGCGTTCATAATTATGGATCCATGCTCTTCGGGCAAAGATTCATAGGCCGCCTAAGAACTAAGAATAATTACTCGGCCACTTCCGTGGACCAACTTCCTCATCAATTGCTGTCCTATTGGATGTTCGGGCACCAACTCATGGTCCCGATCCCTGACATAGATAGAACGAATTTCTTTTTGATCCTGGGGGGGAACCCATTCGCATCTAACGGAAGTCTGATGACGGTTCCCGATGTGAAGAAGAGACTGAAAGAGATCCAAGAGAGAGGAGGAAAATACGTAGTCGTCGATCCTCGTAAAACGGAAACGGCAGTGCATGCGGACGAACACCATTTTATCCGTCCCGGCACAGATGCGTTCTTCCTATTTTCCATTATAGATATCTTATTTAAGAAAAAATTAACAAATCCGTCCCCATTCGTAAATGAGGAGGATCTGCGCGAGTTGGAAACGTTTGCCTCCAAATATCCTGCGAAAGAGACACAAAAACTTACCGGGATCCCGGCCGAGACCACCGAAAGGATCGCATTAGAATTTGCGAATGCGAAAGGAGCGGTTTGTTACGGAAGAGTAGGCGTATCCACTCAAGCTTTCGGAGCGCTCTGCCAATGGCTGATCAATTCCATTAATGTGATCACAGGGAATATGGACTCTATAGGAGGAGCGATGTTCACTCTTCCTGCGGTAGATATGATCGATCCGAAAGGAGTCATGAAAAGTTCTCCCGGAAGTTTTCACCATTACGGATCACGCGTTCGGAACCTACCCGAGTTTAACGAAGAACTTCCTGTTGCGGCTCTCGCAGAAGAGATCTTAACCCCTGGAGAAGGTCAGGTAAAAGCATTCGTGAGTTCGGCAGGAAATCCTGTGCTATCTACTCCGAATGGAGCCCAATTAGAAAAGGCGCTTTCCGGTTTGGAATTTATGGTGAGCGTCGATTTTTATCTGAACGAGACGACCAAACATGCTCATTATATTCTTCCTCCTAGCTCTGCTTTGGAGCACGATCATTACGATCTAGTATTTAATATTTTTGCAGTCCGAAATACTGCAAGATACAATCAGCCTGCCTTCGAGCCGCAAGAGGGAATGCTCCATGACTGGGAGATCTTTTCCGATCTTACAAAACGTATCGAGTTATTGAAATCCGGAAAACCTCTGCCAAGCGAACTCATTCGCACAAAGATCACTCCATCCGCCATTTTGGACCATGCATTGAAGTCCGGACCGTACGGAGAAAAGTCCGGATCGTCCATCGAGATGAGCCTGGAATTATTGAAGAACAGTCCTCATGGAGTGGATCTAGGAGCATTGAAGCCTTGCTTTCCGAATCGACTCTGGACGGAAGATAAGAAGATCCGACTTACCCCGAAAGAAGTGGTCGGAGATCTAGATCGATTATGGAAGCATCGAGAAAAGTTACTCGCAGAAGCGGACCCTCGGGATAATTTCCTTTTGATCGGCAGAAGACATTTACGAAACAATAATTCATGGATGCATAATCTTCCTAAGCTTATGACAGGAAAAGATAGATGCACGATCATGATCCATCCCGAAGACGCAAGTATCTTAGGAATTGGAGAAGAAGAACTCGTGGTCATAGAATCTAGAGTAGGTAGGATACAACTTCCTGCAGAACTCACGGATGAGATGATGAGGGGAGTGGTCAGTATTCCTCACGGATTCGGTCACGGAAAAGAAGGAACTTCCATGAACGTAGCTGCAAAGTTTGCCGGCTCTAGTATCAACGATCTTACGGATGACCAGGCCTTGGACGAACTTTCTGGAAATGCCGCATTCAGCGGTATCCCGGTCTCCGTAAGAAAAAAGACCGCCTAA
- a CDS encoding VOC family protein, with amino-acid sequence MSKITPFLCYNNDLQEVVDFYSSIFKDMKVSEITRMGENSGIFSATFQIEGQEFYALNGGPHFKFSEAVSIFVSCSTQEEVDEYWEKLSAGGEKSQCGWLKDKFGLSWQIIPRILGELLRDKDRTKAQKVMQSMMQMSKIDIAALKKAYES; translated from the coding sequence ATGTCGAAAATCACCCCGTTCTTATGTTACAATAATGATCTACAAGAGGTAGTGGATTTTTATTCTTCCATTTTCAAGGATATGAAAGTGAGCGAGATCACCCGCATGGGAGAAAATTCCGGGATCTTCTCCGCCACCTTTCAAATAGAAGGACAGGAATTCTATGCGTTAAACGGAGGACCTCATTTCAAATTCTCGGAAGCAGTCTCTATTTTCGTAAGCTGTAGCACCCAAGAAGAGGTCGACGAATATTGGGAAAAGCTTTCCGCAGGAGGAGAAAAATCCCAATGCGGATGGTTAAAGGACAAATTCGGATTATCCTGGCAGATCATTCCCCGCATCCTTGGGGAACTCCTAAGGGACAAAGATAGGACCAAGGCCCAAAAGGTAATGCAGTCTATGATGCAAATGAGCAAGATAGACATTGCGGCTCTAAAAAAGGCTTACGAATCTTAG